Proteins from a genomic interval of Candidatus Paceibacterota bacterium:
- the rpmG gene encoding 50S ribosomal protein L33, translated as MSQDNLIILKNKETGEVYLSRKNRRKVPRKIELKKYSKSLRKRVVFKEVKK; from the coding sequence ATGTCACAGGACAATCTAATCATCCTCAAAAACAAGGAAACAGGAGAGGTTTACCTTTCTCGAAAGAATCGCCGTAAGGTGCCTCGTAAGATCGAACTTAAGAAGTACAGTAAGTCACTTCGAAAGCGCGTAGTCTTTAAGGAAGTAAAGAAATAA
- a CDS encoding aminotransferase class IV, with protein sequence MKSGNFWCYKNGVVIPTEEATVSVQDIGMLRGFGVYDGIAVINNKPLRLDDHVKRLRNSAAGLGLQVPDSDEQIEKAYDLLAEKMDATRFNTRVILTGGEMIEGLSFNPEKPTFYILAEPFLPLPDDIYTNGSSIVTHEFERQYAQFKTINYISAVVTAEKKRQANAIEVLFVSRGQVLECATSNICIVKDGVLKTPEVGVLKGITRKIVLEITADQKVVEGPVSVEDLLLADEIFITSSFKDIVPIVTVDGRKLFDGPGPVTKMVIERYKKAAGLA encoded by the coding sequence ATGAAATCCGGTAATTTTTGGTGCTATAAGAACGGTGTCGTGATTCCCACAGAGGAAGCAACAGTCTCGGTTCAGGATATTGGGATGCTGCGAGGGTTTGGGGTGTATGACGGAATAGCGGTAATCAATAACAAGCCACTTCGTTTAGACGACCATGTTAAACGCCTGCGAAACTCTGCTGCAGGACTTGGTTTGCAAGTTCCAGATTCTGATGAGCAAATCGAAAAAGCATATGATCTCCTTGCGGAAAAAATGGACGCTACGCGATTTAATACTCGAGTAATTTTAACTGGTGGAGAGATGATCGAAGGCCTATCGTTTAACCCCGAAAAACCAACATTCTATATTCTTGCTGAACCATTTCTTCCGCTTCCAGATGACATTTATACGAATGGCTCATCAATTGTAACGCATGAATTTGAACGACAGTACGCACAATTTAAAACAATTAATTACATTAGTGCTGTTGTGACAGCTGAAAAGAAGCGTCAAGCCAATGCAATTGAAGTATTGTTCGTCAGTAGGGGGCAAGTGTTAGAGTGTGCGACAAGTAATATTTGTATTGTTAAAGATGGCGTACTTAAGACTCCTGAAGTAGGGGTGTTAAAGGGAATTACTCGAAAAATTGTGCTTGAAATTACGGCTGATCAGAAGGTTGTAGAGGGACCTGTCTCTGTAGAAGACCTCCTTTTAGCTGATGAAATCTTTATAACCTCAAGTTTTAAGGATATTGTGCCAATTGTGACTGTTGATGGACGAAAACTGTTTGATGGGCCTGGACCAGTTACCAAAATGGTCATAGAACGATATAAAAAGGCTGCAGGTCTTGCCTAG